The Deltaproteobacteria bacterium DNA window GCCAGAACGCATACGCTAAGGCCATACCATGCGGGCATCCCAGCTCTTGGAACGACAAGTCCATTGGAGCTTAATACTTTCTTTTTCTTTCTCATCCTACTGCCTTTCTTTCAAATTGCCTAAACAGGTTTCAGACGCAAACAAGATCAACTTGACGGGCTTCTTTTCAACCGGGAAAATCCTCCATATTTAAGTATTAATCAGAAATCCCGGCCAAACTCTTAGCCCATTCTTTTTTGGTTTCAAGATCGCTCTCCCGCTCGATCAGAAGTTTCTGAGCTTGCGGTGAGCCCGCTCCATGAAGGGATTCGCTAAGAAAGTACACCGAACCTTGGCCGTAACAAAAATACTCAATGAGCCGCATAAGCTTCATACGATTCTCAGTTGGAACCCCATCAACGCCTTTGAGGTATTTATTGACATATTTTCCGATTTTCGGATCAGTAAAATCCTTGTGAGAAGGCATGGTCGCAATCAATCCCCCGGCGATGTCTTCAGCCAGCCGAGCGATTTCATAAGTCAGCCTGCCCACATGCAGCTTGGTTACATTGGTATACATGAGATTCACGTTGAAGATGCCTGAGGGTGTGCTGTATCCTTCGACACAGCTCGTAAGGCCGCAGGCATAAATGGTTCTGGCCATGTGAACCATTTCCGTGAGCTTGTCACGGATGATTGAATTTCTCGCTACGCCGTTATATTCAGCCATGAGAGCGGCCGCGCCGATCACGATATCCGCAATAGCGCTTTTACCCGCGCCGTAGCAGTTGCGGTGATACCCGGCAAAGCGATGGATCATAGGAAAGGACCATTTCCATTCCCCGCACATGAAGACTCTATCCCAAGGAACAAAAACATCATCAAAAATCATGAGGGTTTCATTGCCGCCCTGATTAACGCCGCCCAAATCGAAGAGATCCCCTTCAAGTCGGCGCGTGTCTGAAGGCTGACGTCCCATGACGTGAAAAAGACCTTCAGCATCAGCAGGCACAGCAAAGACTACGGCGTAATCCTCCTCTTCCTCTCTCAAAGTCGTACATGGGGCGACAATGTGCTCATGAGCGTGTACAGCGACTGACTGATGCACCTTTGCGCCCCGAACCACGATGCCATCACTTTTCTTTTCCACGATCCTGACATACATATCAGGATCAGATTGCTGAATAGGCCGAAGGCTGCGATCGCCTTTAGGATCGGTAATAGCCCCGCTGATGGTAAAATCATTGTCCTGGATATATTTAAGATACTTAAGGAATCTCGGATGATATTCTGTTCCCAGGTCTTCGTCCATTTCATAGCTGACACTCCCAATGGCGTTGATCGCGTCCGCCCCTACGGTTCGAGAGTTTCCTCGCCCGGTAAGCCTGGCCGTTATCTGGATCATTTTGTATTTTTTTATCAGGTCTTCAGCGTTTTTCCAAAATGTCACGCATCGGTTTACCTTCTCGCCGGATTCCAAGGTTGCCGTGAAAAGTTCTTTGTATTCCGGATTGAAACAGAGTTCATAGGTGAGGGCCACTGAATTCAGAGCTGGTTGTGTCAGCGGATGTTCTGTGATATTAATCTGTTCCCCCATGAAATAAACCTGTTTCTTGATTTTTTTCATGCTTTCCACATATTGTTCTGCGGTCATCAAAGCCATGGCGCTTATCTCCTTAACGTCTTGATTGGTGAATTAAGACCGAATTTTGAGTTATTTCTCAAAAGGATTATCGTTTCTTACTGATCACTAAAATTTTGCAACATGGTTAACATTGAAAACGTTTTCATTTCTTCATGACAGATACCACCCTTATCCAGTCTTGTCAAGAATTAATTTTTGTTCCACCAAGAACCCATTTCTTAGTCAACTTATTTAATTAATTATAAAATAAAACTCGATATTTCTTTTTTTACTTGACATTTTTATCTTTTTACATAATATTCAGGATATGAAAACGTTTTCACCATTTGGAAAGGCTTACAAATCAGGGTTTTGTTAAAAAATAAAAGAGAGACGCCCATGGAAGAGTTATCATCACGGGAAAGAGTATTAGCGGCGCTTAATCATGAGGAGCCTGACAGGGTTCCTCTGGACCTGGGGGGAAACGCGACAACAATCGAGGCCGTGCCTTATGAGGAGCTCAAAAAGCATTTGGGGATAAAAGGCGAACCCAGGCTTTTTGTCAGGAATCATGTTGACCCCCCGGAAGAATTGTTGAAAGCGCTCCATATAGACACAAGATACGTCAGGCTGAAACCGCCCCATCATTTCAAGATTCAGCTTGATTCAGACAACTCTTATCTTGATGAATGGGGCACCAGATGGAAAAAACCTGAATCCAGCTTATACTGGGACCCAGTTGATTATCCTTTAAAAGACGCCACCATAGATGATTTGGAATCCTATCCATGGCCGGACCCTGATGATCCCGGGAGGATAGAGGGATTAAGAGAGGAAGCAAAAAAACTGCGGGAAAGCGCTCAGCACGCCATTGTAGCTGACGCGATAGGCCTGGGCGTCTTTGAATCATCATGGGTGCTGCTTAGAGGTCCTGAGCGATTTTTTATGGATATGGCCCTGGACAAACTTTTTGTTAAGGCCCTCCTGGAAAAATTAACAGATTTGCATATTAAGTTTCATAAAAATTACCTTGATGCGGTCGGTGAGTTTATTGACGTCATCGCTGTCAGTGATGACCTGGGAGGTGAAAAAGGACCTTTAATCTCTCCGGCGTCCTATTTAGAGCTTGTAAAGCCCTTCCAGAAAAAACTCTGGAGATTCATAAAAAACAACACGGAAGCCTTTTTGTTCCTGCACAGTTGCGGGAGCATTTATAAATTTATTCCAGACCTGATAGAACTGGGTCTAGACATCATAAACCCGGTTCAGGTAGCGGCCAAAGACATGAACACCGGTAAACTTAAGAAAGAATTTGGTGATAAAATTACATTTTGGGGCGCTATTGATACCCAGCGGGTTCTTCCTTTTGGTTCACCTGACGATGTCGAGTGTGAAGTCAAGCAACGTATCTCGGACCTGGCCCCTGGTGGCGGTTACGTGCTCAGCGCCGTTCATAATATTCAGGCGGGAGTTAGTCCGGAAAATATTTGCAGGATGTATGAAGCGGCTCGTCAATTTGGACAATATCCTATTAGTCTCTGACGTTTCGTGTGAGCTTATACTTCAAATCAAACCGGATTTGAGATGGAAAAAATAACTATAAAAGAAATAGCCAAAATGGCGGGCGTCTCTAACGCAACAGTTTCCCGGGCCATACATTCCCCTCACCTGGTCAATCAAAAAACACGGAAACGTATCCAACAGGTCATGGAGACCAACAACTACGTTTATGACGCCGTGGCTGGTGATCTATCCCGGAAAAAAGCCTCGGTAATAGGTCTCATCATTCCAACTATCAAAAATTCGATCTTCAGCAATACAGTTTACGGCATTCAGGAAAAAGCTGAAGAAGGAGGATACACCACTATTATTGGCAACTCCAATTATGACGC harbors:
- a CDS encoding 4-hydroxybutyryl-CoA dehydratase, which codes for MALMTAEQYVESMKKIKKQVYFMGEQINITEHPLTQPALNSVALTYELCFNPEYKELFTATLESGEKVNRCVTFWKNAEDLIKKYKMIQITARLTGRGNSRTVGADAINAIGSVSYEMDEDLGTEYHPRFLKYLKYIQDNDFTISGAITDPKGDRSLRPIQQSDPDMYVRIVEKKSDGIVVRGAKVHQSVAVHAHEHIVAPCTTLREEEEDYAVVFAVPADAEGLFHVMGRQPSDTRRLEGDLFDLGGVNQGGNETLMIFDDVFVPWDRVFMCGEWKWSFPMIHRFAGYHRNCYGAGKSAIADIVIGAAALMAEYNGVARNSIIRDKLTEMVHMARTIYACGLTSCVEGYSTPSGIFNVNLMYTNVTKLHVGRLTYEIARLAEDIAGGLIATMPSHKDFTDPKIGKYVNKYLKGVDGVPTENRMKLMRLIEYFCYGQGSVYFLSESLHGAGSPQAQKLLIERESDLETKKEWAKSLAGISD